The Anomaloglossus baeobatrachus isolate aAnoBae1 chromosome 4, aAnoBae1.hap1, whole genome shotgun sequence genome contains the following window.
TGTATCTGTGGGCCATGACAGGAATACATTCATATATTGGACCCTAGAAAGAAAATAAATGGGATTTGGATTCTCAATTTTTCAACCCAATATCTTTACGGAACCATTACATACACATATAACGGCATGGAGGGGCTCGGTGAAGGtggcagtgaaggtgtgtaagtgtctgatggggtcacacagctcataaaaggacagctgcccggcctcataatccagacagatcctgacCCGATCACTGGAGATCTTGTGAGGTAACAGGATGGATTTACTGTTATGCCTCATGGCGTGCCTAGTGTTACCCCTGTAACCATGGAGACCCCAGGACTTGTTGTTGCTTCCAATGATGGACTTGGTGCCGCACCTTCCCATACTGGGATAACACATCCCTATCATCCATACCCAAGAACTGCCGAtgtccacatcccagtaatgtcgcCCCGAGGAGAAACTCTTGGTACTTAACGCCTGATAATGAACAAACCTCTCGGGCCTATAGGGCCGATTCTGATCTGCGAATGTCCGGTACGCAGTTTTCCAGTCGTCTGATATTCGGATCTCATTAGAAGCCGTGTTTAGATCCAGTAATATATTTGCCGGCTCTTGATTTTCTCCATGTTTTGAAAATAAAAAAGGCAAATATTCCTCATGTAAAGTCCTGGAAATTACAGACAGGTTTATATGATGTGTCCCCTGGTCGTCATCACCTTcctcctcctcaggatcacacaagtcacCAATGTCTGGTTCCTGTAGGACCATCACTGGGTCATTCATGGTACACAGCTGCTCGATGTTCTTCATCTTCTTGGACAGCTCGTACTTTCTTAACTCCACCTGTTGGATCTCGTTGGTCAATTTCTGGAGAGCATTCCTcagcttctccttcttcttctcggcAGCCTCGTATAGGTTCTCCACCCGGTGTCCTCGATGTTCTCCCACCAAATTGCAAGACATGCAAATACAGGTGTCGTCCTCggtgcagtaatattccaggatcttcttatggaTGGAGCATTTTCTGTTCTgcagagaagtgctgggatcagtcAGGACGTGTTCTGCTGCTTCGCTGTGAGCCCTCAGGTGATTATCACACAAAGAAGCCTCGCAGAAAAGACAAGATTTGACAGCAGGTACAGAAGAGTCCTCACAGTAAGTGCAGAAGATCTTGGTGGCCTCCTTACTTGGCTCAATGTGCAGAAGATTCCTCACGATCTTACACAGGGTTATGTTCTTCATCAGTACCGGCCGTTCCGGAAACCCttctctacattcaggacaggaataaactccagaccCCTCCTGTGAGTCCATCATCCGATCGata
Protein-coding sequences here:
- the LOC142301069 gene encoding E3 ubiquitin/ISG15 ligase TRIM25-like encodes the protein MASADLRDELDCSICLNTFVEPVTLRCGHNFCRVCIDRMMDSQEGSGVYSCPECREGFPERPVLMKNITLCKIVRNLLHIEPSKEATKIFCTYCEDSSVPAVKSCLFCEASLCDNHLRAHSEAAEHVLTDPSTSLQNRKCSIHKKILEYYCTEDDTCICMSCNLVGEHRGHRVENLYEAAEKKKEKLRNALQKLTNEIQQVELRKYELSKKMKNIEQLCTMNDPVMVLQEPDIGDLCDPEEEEGDDDQGTHHINLSVISRTLHEEYLPFLFSKHGENQEPANILLDLNTASNEIRISDDWKTAYRTFADQNRPYRPERFVHYQALSTKSFSSGRHYWDVDIGSSWVWMIGMCYPSMGRCGTKSIIGSNNKSWGLHGYRGNTRHAMRHNSKSILLPHKISSDRVRICLDYEAGQLSFYELCDPIRHLHTFTATFTEPLHAVICVCNGSVKILG